In the genome of Vibrio ziniensis, the window TGAGCAATCCACGTTGGTATCACAGAGGCATCTCGTGCAATACCTTTTAAATCGAACGTCGCATCTTTAATTTCAATCTCACTTAAACTGATGTCGCGGCGAGATATTTGGGCCAATCCATCCATAACTCCAGAGTACCCAACTTGCGAAGATTCATCATATTGACCAATCGCAGCCAATGATGCTTGTTGTGACGCAATTTGCTGCTTAAGTCGCTCTGCAGCAGCAATTTTATCCGCAGAAGGTAGGTGTTTTGCCTGTCTCTGTTTTAAGTTAGTCAGTTGGCTAGTCAATTCGGTATTTTGCAGATTAGTCTGGGTAAGCTGCTTTTGCTGTTGAATACTTTGAAACTGAAACCATGCATAAAAGCACAACATGATCACAGCAAACGCGCCCCAAACCACAGCAATCGACGACAGCGTCAGTAAATCTTTTTTCGGTTTTAAATGGTCTTGATAAAAATTTATCGAATCGGCTGATGTCTGCGGTGCTTTCTGAGCTAAAACTTGTCCTGAAATAGGCTGTTCAAGACCATCGACTAGCGGCGTTACTTTTACACTTAAACGCTCGCCTAAAGCCTGAACCAACTCTGCGTGATCTTCTTCATCACAGCACACTTTTAGCTGATGAAGTGACGTACCTTTAAACTGAGACGACAGATAGTCAATGGAACGTTGCAGTTCCAAAGCTAATCCATCCAGTTGCAAGGCAGTGCTTGCTACGCCCGTGATAGGCGCTACAACACCGCGCAATGTGCGCTGAAAGATACAACGCTCATTCACAAAAGCATCAAGCTTAAAATGGCTACCTTTACTGCGTTGTACCAATAAATAATTTTTCAGCTCGCCATTACTTGTTCCCCAAACTTCCTGCTCTGGGACAATGCTTTCGAGAGAGCAACCAATACTGGCGAGTAGCGTGCTGGTTTCAATAATTAGCTTTTTGTTAATCACATAAGCTTGAGCTTTATTGCTCCCTTCCAGAGGATAAGCATCCGCAATCACTTCCGATGATTTTTCAGTGATGAGATCTTTTAGCAAGAAAGGTAATGCGCTTGGCCATTCACTCTGAGGAATCGTTGGCTTATCAATTTGGTAGCTCTGAAATAGTTGAGCATGCAACACAATATGAACACCGAGCCCCTTAGCTCCGGCAGTCAACAATGCATTCACTAAGGCTTGAGGCCAAGTGTGGTTGGCCAAAGGATAATGCTCAGGTAATGTAAGAGCTTCCGATGACGAAAAATAAATCGAATCGGGTTGAACAACAGCATAAATTGCATGTCGTTTCGATTTCTTTAAGGAAAACCGCTTTAATAATTCATCAATCTTCATGTATCACTACTTTGTACGCCATCGGTTCCGTTTACCAGGCTTAATTTGACGTTCTGTCACAGGCAAATTTCTTGGATTTAATGGTTGCTCAGTATCAAATAAGCGCCCCTGAACACCATCAACACCTAAGTTCTGCAACACCTGCAACTCAGGTTGAGACTCAACCCCAACAGCAATAACTTTGGTTTGTGTGCCTTTGCAGACACCCAATAAGCTGCGCACTATCAACTGATTCTCATGCCTTTGATCGATTTGCTTTATTAAGCTGCGATGCAATTTTAGATAGTGGATCTTTAAGTCTTTGATATAGTGAGTTGCAACGATAGTTCGCCCGGCTTGACCTACGATTAACTCGCACCCTAGTGCTGAAATAGTCCGTAATACTGGACGCATATAATCCATATGCTGCACTAAATGCCCTTCGGAAAATTCAAACGATAATTGACCACGCTGACTAAAGGTTAATTGCATTAACTCGTTACGAAACCAACGGAAATACTGTTTATCGGAAAAAGGAAGCACATACAGATTAACGGATAAAGGAGACTCATTGGCAGAAGACTTTATCAGTTGCAAAGTTCTTCTCATCACCGCTTTATCAAGGACCGCTTCATAGCCGACTGTCTCAATCGCAGAACTAAATCGAGACGCCTTGAGTATCCCTTTATCGGGATCATTAATCCTAGCAAACAATTCGTTATGTAATAATTCTAAGTGATTAGAATTGCTGCTCAAATAGCATGCCTGTCGGAATAGGATGATATTCTCATCAATAAGAGCCTTATCAAACAGAGTTCGCCAACGCACACTACCTCTGTCATCAGAAACGGCCGCTTTTTCAAACTGATTCCAAGCATTTACTCTTTGCAGCTGAGCACCCTTTAACGCCGTTTCTGTTTCATCAATAATGCGACCTCTACGCTCACCTTCTTTGTACATACTGACACCAATATGGAACCAGTTTTCGCGATCCAATGGCTTTGGTGGCGTTAGACGTTCGATAAATTTCAGACATTGGGCTGCAACATGAGCCACGTCTTTGGCAGTCTGATGCGGCATGAACAGAGCAAAAACAGAATCGTAGTAGCGGGATAGAATCACATCTGGATAGCGGGAAATTACGTTCGATATGCACTGACCAACTTCAATCACAAAGTCGTCAACCACTCGTTTTTCATTTTCTTCTTTTGCTAAGTCGAAATCATCAATACTCAGCATCAGAACGCCACCTTGTGCCCCGCTTTCTTGAAGAACGGATTCCAACTTACTATCAAAAAGAACTCTATTGGCCGCACCCGTTAATTGATCTAAGAATGTTTGAGTACGAATAAAGGTATCAAAACGGCTACGTTCTTGACGCGCATCTTGCAGTTCTTCAATCAGAACATCTAACGCCTCACTCGCGGTATATGGCCACTCTCTATGATCGCCCTTCGCATATTGCTCGACTCGGCCAGCCAAAATCATTCGGCCTCGCTCTTCTAGCAATTCAGAACCCATCAGTTGAGAGCGCAACCACTTAACACTTTGAACAAGGCAGAAAACGATAAACAACACGGCCAGAGTAATGGACCACATGGCTCCGATTGAGTAACTGAAACCGACATAGGGAGGTACAACTTTAAAGTGTACAGAATAGCCTTGAATACGTTGCAGTGGGAAATCAGCTTGATAAAGCCGCGCAGGATCGATTTTTGATGAAGTATCTTTGAAGCGATAGATGATACCGGCCTGAGATGACAACTCCATCTCGACAATATTACTTGCTTGCAGCATCTTAGGCATCCAGCGCTGCATAGAATACGCCGCATCCGGATCTTCCATCTCTTTATCCACAACCTCTACTATGCCCTGCATGTAGTGGTTGAGATATTCTTGGCCTAATCGCTGAAAAGATAAGGTTCCGCCAATAAACAAAATAAACATCGCACTGGTGACAATTAAAGTCACAAATACAACTAATCGTGTACTGAGTTTGAGAGTTGGCGTGTAGCGCATAAAAATTGAATTCCCTTTCAATTTATCGATGGATAGCAATATCGATCGAAGGAGGCTGCTCGCAAAAATTATGTAAACAGTGCGCTAAGTATATAAAAAAAGCCACAAAATTTGCGGCTTTTTTGAAATCAGGACAATTAAAACGGGATGTCGTCGTCAAAATCCATTGGCGGCTCATTGTATTGAGGCTGAGGAGCCTGCTGAGCTGCTGGCTGATAAGCAGGTTGGCTTTGTCTAGCAGGCTGTTGAGGTTGTCCCCAACCACCTTGTTGCTGAGGTTGGCTTTGACCCATACCACCGCCCTGTTGTTGGCGGCCACCAAGCATTTGCATAATGCCGTTGTAACCTTGCACAACAACTTCTGTAGAGTAACGCTCCTGGCCGCTTTGGTCTGTCCACTTACGGGTTTGTAACTGACCTTCAATGTAGACTTGAGAACCTTTGCGTAAGTACTCACCTGCTACTTCAGCAAGTTTTCCATACAGAGCTACTCGGTGCCACTCTGTTTTCTCGCGCTGTTCGCCTGTTGCTTTATCACGCCATGTTTCTGACGTTGCAATGGTGATGTTTGCAACAGCACCGCCACTTGGCATATAGCGAACTTCAGGATCTCCACCTAAGTTGCCAACCAAAATTACTTTATTCACGCCACGGCTTGCCATGTTTCGCTCCGTCTTTCAATCGTAGAATTTTTGAAAAATTTTCAAATAGTCAGTTAGGATAACACGCTTTTTCTTGAGCTGAAATGTTCGGTCGTATTGTTATCAAAAACTCAATTGATATTCATTTTTGACCACACATTTTTCGGGATAGCTCTTCCATTTAACAACTGATAAGAAACACATTTACTTAATCAATTGAAATCCCACGCAAACCTCGTATTTCAATTCGCTCTACCTTTTAATTTTAGGCATTGTTGACACATTTCACCGCATCCTATTAAGGAATAATCTATGCCAAAACTCAACTACGCCAGAATCATATATTTGCTCTGCATGGACAAGTCATGTATCCCCTTTCAACTCGAACTGGCCTTAGAACAATTAGCGTTACCCATACCGCAAATCCATCCAGATCAATTATTGAAAAACTACCAAACCGATAAACACAAAATTTTACTGATCAACTATCAGGAACACTTTCTAATACGGCAAAGCCTTAAGGCATTAAAAATTACCAGTCCACATTTTGAAACAATTTTGTATAACGTCGATAAGAGACTGCACACCGAAGAGCTGCTTACCTTTGGCAACTTAAAAGGCTTGTTCTATCAACATGACTCACCAGAGAGCCTGAGTGAAGGATTAGGTGAAATAATCAATGGTAAAAATTGGCTTCCTCGTCATATATCAAGCCAACTGCTTCACTATTACCGCTACCATTTTCAAGCTCACATAACACAAGCCACGGTTGACTTAACGGCGAGGGAAATTCAGATATTGCGTTGCTTGCAAACTGGTGCATCGAACATGCAGATGGCTGAGAATCTCTTTATCAGCGAATTCACAGTAAAGTCGCACTTGTATCAAATATTCAAAAAAATCGCGGTAAAAAATAGAGTTCAAGCCATCTCTTGGGCCAATCAAAATCTGCTCTCATAAATGCGCTTTTCAGCACATTTTCATTGAGATGACAAAGAATGTGCTGAATCTCACGAAAATATCATGCTAAAGTCTGTAGTAAGTCTATGTTTAGACATGGCAAACCCGTTCAAGACAATAAACAACTTTCAAGACTATAAACTAAACAAACCGTTTAACAGGGCGCAAAAATGATTAAAAAATGCCTATTCCCGGCAGCTGGCTACGGTACTCGCTTTTTACCAGCAACTAAATCTATGCCAAAAGAGATGATGCCAGTGGTTAACAAACCATTGATCGAATACGGTGTAGAAGAGGCGATTAAAGCAGGAATGAATGGAATGTGCATCGTGACTGGTCGTGGTAAGCACTCGATCATGGATCACTTTGACATGAACTTTGAGCTAGAACATCAAATTCAAGGCACTAACAAAGAAGATCTGCTGATTGATATCCGAGATATCATTGAAACAGCGAATTTCACTTTTATCCGCCAACGCGAAATGAAAGGCTTAGGTCACGCGATTTTAACGGGGCGTGAGTTAGTGGGTGATGAGCCATTCGCTGTGGTACTTGCCGATGACCTGTGCGTCAATGAAGACAAAGGTGTACTGGAGCAGATGGTTGCCCTTTACAACCAGTTCCGTTGTTCAATCGTTGCAGTACAAGAAGTGCCAGCGGAAGAGACACACAAATACGGTGTGATCGCTGGTGAGATGATCAAAGACG includes:
- the galU gene encoding UTP--glucose-1-phosphate uridylyltransferase GalU gives rise to the protein MIKKCLFPAAGYGTRFLPATKSMPKEMMPVVNKPLIEYGVEEAIKAGMNGMCIVTGRGKHSIMDHFDMNFELEHQIQGTNKEDLLIDIRDIIETANFTFIRQREMKGLGHAILTGRELVGDEPFAVVLADDLCVNEDKGVLEQMVALYNQFRCSIVAVQEVPAEETHKYGVIAGEMIKDDLFRVDDMVEKPEPGTAPSNLAIIGRYILTPDIFELIEQTEPGKGGEIQITDALLKQAKSGCVLAYKFKGKRFDCGSVEGYIEATNYCYEHLYKKNEQQVSLAKHSTRKS
- a CDS encoding single-stranded DNA-binding protein, coding for MASRGVNKVILVGNLGGDPEVRYMPSGGAVANITIATSETWRDKATGEQREKTEWHRVALYGKLAEVAGEYLRKGSQVYIEGQLQTRKWTDQSGQERYSTEVVVQGYNGIMQMLGGRQQQGGGMGQSQPQQQGGWGQPQQPARQSQPAYQPAAQQAPQPQYNEPPMDFDDDIPF
- a CDS encoding LuxR C-terminal-related transcriptional regulator; the encoded protein is MPKLNYARIIYLLCMDKSCIPFQLELALEQLALPIPQIHPDQLLKNYQTDKHKILLINYQEHFLIRQSLKALKITSPHFETILYNVDKRLHTEELLTFGNLKGLFYQHDSPESLSEGLGEIINGKNWLPRHISSQLLHYYRYHFQAHITQATVDLTAREIQILRCLQTGASNMQMAENLFISEFTVKSHLYQIFKKIAVKNRVQAISWANQNLLS
- the csrD gene encoding RNase E specificity factor CsrD; this encodes MRYTPTLKLSTRLVVFVTLIVTSAMFILFIGGTLSFQRLGQEYLNHYMQGIVEVVDKEMEDPDAAYSMQRWMPKMLQASNIVEMELSSQAGIIYRFKDTSSKIDPARLYQADFPLQRIQGYSVHFKVVPPYVGFSYSIGAMWSITLAVLFIVFCLVQSVKWLRSQLMGSELLEERGRMILAGRVEQYAKGDHREWPYTASEALDVLIEELQDARQERSRFDTFIRTQTFLDQLTGAANRVLFDSKLESVLQESGAQGGVLMLSIDDFDLAKEENEKRVVDDFVIEVGQCISNVISRYPDVILSRYYDSVFALFMPHQTAKDVAHVAAQCLKFIERLTPPKPLDRENWFHIGVSMYKEGERRGRIIDETETALKGAQLQRVNAWNQFEKAAVSDDRGSVRWRTLFDKALIDENIILFRQACYLSSNSNHLELLHNELFARINDPDKGILKASRFSSAIETVGYEAVLDKAVMRRTLQLIKSSANESPLSVNLYVLPFSDKQYFRWFRNELMQLTFSQRGQLSFEFSEGHLVQHMDYMRPVLRTISALGCELIVGQAGRTIVATHYIKDLKIHYLKLHRSLIKQIDQRHENQLIVRSLLGVCKGTQTKVIAVGVESQPELQVLQNLGVDGVQGRLFDTEQPLNPRNLPVTERQIKPGKRNRWRTK
- a CDS encoding MSHA biogenesis protein MshI, which codes for MKIDELLKRFSLKKSKRHAIYAVVQPDSIYFSSSEALTLPEHYPLANHTWPQALVNALLTAGAKGLGVHIVLHAQLFQSYQIDKPTIPQSEWPSALPFLLKDLITEKSSEVIADAYPLEGSNKAQAYVINKKLIIETSTLLASIGCSLESIVPEQEVWGTSNGELKNYLLVQRSKGSHFKLDAFVNERCIFQRTLRGVVAPITGVASTALQLDGLALELQRSIDYLSSQFKGTSLHQLKVCCDEEDHAELVQALGERLSVKVTPLVDGLEQPISGQVLAQKAPQTSADSINFYQDHLKPKKDLLTLSSIAVVWGAFAVIMLCFYAWFQFQSIQQQKQLTQTNLQNTELTSQLTNLKQRQAKHLPSADKIAAAERLKQQIASQQASLAAIGQYDESSQVGYSGVMDGLAQISRRDISLSEIEIKDATFDLKGIARDASVIPTWIAQFKEQVSLTGRSFEQLTIGRDEQDIVTFELKSKRGVEK